Sequence from the Deltaproteobacteria bacterium genome:
TTAAACAGCTGTCGCGCCGGAGTGTCATGAATGTATACGCCGAAGCGATTTGGAAAAATGAATTTTATCCGACCCAGAGCATTCCATGGACCGGGGTCCTGCCGAATCTTGTAGAAGGTCATATTGCTGCGGAAGAGCGCCCAATCAATCTTGTCAGGATCAAGCTCCTGCTGGTACTTGCCGTTTATCTCGAAGACTCTGAGCCGATGCCGCTTGAGGTAATCCGGTTCACGCTCCACAGCTGGCAGGATGTCTTCACGCAGTATGGTTGGCGGTACATACCAGTATGGATTGAACTCGAGATAACTTATGACGCTCTGGCATATTGGAGTGGCACGATCTGGCCGGCCTACCACTGCCTTCATCTCTAGAATGGAGCGGTCCTGCTCGATGACTTTCAATTCAGAGCTGGCAGAATTGACCAGGAGAAAGCGTGGGCGCCGTCTTGACAAGAAGCTGCGCAATCTCTCCAAATTGAGGCCAATCTGTTCGATGCGCTTCTCAACGGGCACATTGAGAGCCTTCAGGGTAGCAGGGCCCACCACGCCATCCGCTTCCAGCCCGTGTCTCATTTGAAATATTTTTACCGCCCGCTCCAGTGAAGCATCGTACAGGTCGCTGTTCTGCTCAGCCATAGAATCCAGATCGCCTGTCAGCCGCAAGCGCCAGCGCAAAAGTGGTATTCGACGATCCCGAAAACCTCTTTTCATTACTCTTCCCGGAGCTATGGCAGGCCAGCCGCCTTCCAGAGCGATGCGCTGGTAATGCTGCAGAGCTCTGGTCATCAACTGCAAATCAAGGCCAGGCCACAGGGCCGTGTTTGTCTTCTCATGTTGAGCTTCAAAGCTAGAACGTTCAAGTAGGCCGGCGCTGTGCTCATAGCCCTGGCCAAAGAACACGATGGCGTTTGGAACCAGTTCCGCAGCTGCTCTGCTGCTGGGAAGAAAGCACAGCAGGAGGGCGACAGCAACTGTCCACAAAATATTGTCAAACAAGGTGGCAGCAGCATGTTTAGAAAAACTTTTCACCAGCCCACCTTCCTTTCTCAGTCCACACCAGGTGTCCTGCCGTGCTGCAGCTGCTTCTTAAGGAAAGAGTGTGCCAGCATGGAGCAATACATTTTACATTGTTATTTCAGCTAATTAAAAAGTATATGACGATGGATGCTGTCAGGCATTGGGTAACTGCCTTCCCAAAAAAGGAAAAATTGGTGTGCTTCTTGGCATTTCTTGGCTCTGGGGCGGGTCGCCAGGAGTCTTGCTGTCTCTGGCTGTTGATTTTGAGCAGCTTCATCACATCGGGCATTGTTTTCTAGCCCAGATATTGCATAGCTGTGAGATGGCGGCTTGGATAAAACGACTGCCAACAGGAAAACTCTTACCATACACGAGGTCCTGTGGAGCAATATTGCCATGCCTCTGACCGGGAGAACACCCATAGCATTTCCCCTGACCGTTATCTGGACTCTGGTGTATCTCTCGTTTCTTGCCCTGGGTGGAGTTGATTCTGTTGGCTGGCTGAACAATGGCCTTGTGGTTCCCGCTGTTGCCATGCCCCTCACAGTTCTGCTGTTCCTTGAATGGGGTGCGCTGGCCCTTTCTCGTAAGGCTGCTATTCTCGTGGCACTCTGTGGACTGCTATTCTGGGGTATTACCGCCTATTTTATCCACAGCACTGGTGATTGGCGTTTCTGGCAAACACTAAATACAGTTGCCCTGCTCGGCACCACCTTCACAGCAGGCAGCTGGCTTGCGGAAGAAATCCTTGAACCAGTACACCTCATTCCGGTCTGTATAGTGGCTGCCGCAGTAGATATTCTCAGCGTTATGTTCGGCCCGAGCGCTAAACTGGGAGAGCATGTTATATTTTACCTCGAAAATGCCACAAGGAATT
This genomic interval carries:
- a CDS encoding L,D-transpeptidase family protein, with protein sequence MKSFSKHAAATLFDNILWTVAVALLLCFLPSSRAAAELVPNAIVFFGQGYEHSAGLLERSSFEAQHEKTNTALWPGLDLQLMTRALQHYQRIALEGGWPAIAPGRVMKRGFRDRRIPLLRWRLRLTGDLDSMAEQNSDLYDASLERAVKIFQMRHGLEADGVVGPATLKALNVPVEKRIEQIGLNLERLRSFLSRRRPRFLLVNSASSELKVIEQDRSILEMKAVVGRPDRATPICQSVISYLEFNPYWYVPPTILREDILPAVEREPDYLKRHRLRVFEINGKYQQELDPDKIDWALFRSNMTFYKIRQDPGPWNALGRIKFIFPNRFGVYIHDTPARQLFNKSQRHFSSGCVRVERPVDLAEYLLRGDRRWTRSRILATINKVHRRVVRLPEPMPVFLVYWTAWMAVDGRVNFRDDIYGRDRLLARSRQNAEDYHASVQISCSIAAENSL